The Aneurinibacillus migulanus genome contains the following window.
CGCTCCGGTGTCATCTCCCCCATCTCAATACCTAACGGCCCCATGATCGTATCTTTTAGATCCTTTATCTGCATTTCATAATCTCCCCCCATTACTTTATTGCAAGCCGAGGCGGCTTAGCATATCTTTCAACACGTTAGCTTCTTCTTGCGTAAAATCGGCTAAAATCATACGGTTAATGTCTTCCATCTCTTTTTTAAGCTTTTTCTCTAGCGTGCGCCCCTTTTCAGTAATATAGATACGGTTCATCCGTCGATCTCTCGAATCCGGACGCCTTTCTACTAATTCGCTATGAGTAAGTCGGTCCAATAGGCCGGTTATTGTCGCTGAATCCAACCGTAGCCGCTCGCCTAGCTCCGCCCCGGGCTGTCCGTCCTTCTCCCATAATAGATGCAGCAGAGCATACTGTACCGGAGTCACACCGTGTCGTTGCAACCCAGCCTTACTTATCTGATAGACACGCTGATGAGCTTTGCCGATTAAGAATACAACACAATCTTCAAGCACCTCCTCAAGCCTCCTTTTTCATTCTATTCTGAACATAACACAAAAAAAGTATCTTGTATACAATTAACTTGTGTAGAAAATAAGAATCATTCACGAGCGGCCTTGCTCGGTCTTTTTCCACTAAATAAAGGGCCTATCGTATACGGATGCTGTTTCCGAAACGAAAGACCCTTGCTCTTATTCTTGTTCTGTCTCACCCGGTAACCATACCGTGAATTTCGTGCCTTCGCCTACCCTGCTATCTACAGCAATTGTTCCATGATGCAACGTTACGAGTTCTTTAACAATAGCCAGACCAAGACCTGTACCCATTTCTTTACGGGAGCGTACCCGATCAGCTTTGAAAAATCGTTCCCAGATAAGCTCGACATCATGCTCAGAAATGCCGACACCGGTATCTTCTACACATACCTCTATGCCGCCGGATTTCTCCCAAGCCCGTAAAGTAACAGACCCTTGCTCAGTAAACTTCAGCGCATTGTTCACGAGATTGATGAAAATCTGCTCAATACGATGAGGATCAGCGATAATCGCAGGGAGCGGAACCACTACATCCAGATGCAGCTCCAGATTCCGCTTGGCCGCTTCTTCCTTAAACATAAAGACGATTCGGCGCAAAAACGAATCCATATCAATTGGTCGCTTCACTAGATTTACTTCATGCTTCTCAAGACGTACCAACTCAAGCAAATCATTGACGAGCCGACTCATATGCATTGTCTCTTTGTACATTACATCGTAGTACTTTTGACGTGACATTTCATCAACGACCAGTCCGTCCTGCAGCGCTTCCAAAAATCCTTGCATCGCGGTAAGCGGTGTTCTTAGCTCATGAGATACGTTGGCAAAAAAGTCCTGACGGGTTTTTTCGAAATCGGTTCGCTCCGTTTCTATATGATCAAGCGTGCTGGCCATTCGATTGATTGTCCGTGCCAGGTCACCGATTTCATCCTCCGTCTCTACGATAACACGCTGTTTATAATTGCCTCGTTCGATTTGCAACGCAACATCATCAATTCGCTTTAACGGTCGGGAAATCGTCCAGGAGAGATAGGATACCATCGCTGTACACAGTAAAATGCCGAACAATGTCGCCCACACGATCATCTCCCGCATATTTCCAACCGTCTCTTCAATGCCTTCTACCGGTGCATGTAATACAATACCGCCGAACACTTCATCTTTTTGCCCCCACGGCACGACTACTGACATCATCGGCTTGGTCAGACCCTCGAACTTCAAATCCTGCACAACGTCCTTGCCCTGCATAACCTGCTCTACGATAGAGCGCGCTACAGACTTGCCGATAAATACTTCATCCTGCGTCGAAGTGGAAATAATCTGCCCCTGTCGATTGAACACCCAGATGCGGGTGTCGAACGTCTGGTCAAGAAATGCCAACATCGCCGCTGTCTGATCTGCCTGTACAGGGTAATTCTGAATAGCCAGATTTACTTTTTTCGCTTTGCGTAGCAATTCTTCCTTCGTACCATCATATATATAGTTCTTGGCCAGCACAGACATGGAGAGGCCAAGTGCCCCAAGCCCAAGCAACACCGTTACCATGTAACTAAGCAAAAGCTTGCGGAAAATACTTTTACTAACTCCAAACCAGTCTTTCACTACGCGGAG
Protein-coding sequences here:
- a CDS encoding MarR family winged helix-turn-helix transcriptional regulator; this translates as MLEDCVVFLIGKAHQRVYQISKAGLQRHGVTPVQYALLHLLWEKDGQPGAELGERLRLDSATITGLLDRLTHSELVERRPDSRDRRMNRIYITEKGRTLEKKLKKEMEDINRMILADFTQEEANVLKDMLSRLGLQ
- a CDS encoding sensor histidine kinase; translated protein: MLRVVKDWFGVSKSIFRKLLLSYMVTVLLGLGALGLSMSVLAKNYIYDGTKEELLRKAKKVNLAIQNYPVQADQTAAMLAFLDQTFDTRIWVFNRQGQIISTSTQDEVFIGKSVARSIVEQVMQGKDVVQDLKFEGLTKPMMSVVVPWGQKDEVFGGIVLHAPVEGIEETVGNMREMIVWATLFGILLCTAMVSYLSWTISRPLKRIDDVALQIERGNYKQRVIVETEDEIGDLARTINRMASTLDHIETERTDFEKTRQDFFANVSHELRTPLTAMQGFLEALQDGLVVDEMSRQKYYDVMYKETMHMSRLVNDLLELVRLEKHEVNLVKRPIDMDSFLRRIVFMFKEEAAKRNLELHLDVVVPLPAIIADPHRIEQIFINLVNNALKFTEQGSVTLRAWEKSGGIEVCVEDTGVGISEHDVELIWERFFKADRVRSRKEMGTGLGLAIVKELVTLHHGTIAVDSRVGEGTKFTVWLPGETEQE